GGTGGGTGCTGATTGCGGGGTCGGTTGCGTCTGCTGCACCGGTGCTGAAGTCTCGGCAGGCTGGTTGCCCCACAAGCTTCTTGACTGTCCCCATGGTTGCCGTGGCCCGGGTTTGCTTTTCGTCTTCATCAGCGTAGTCTCCTTTCGATAACTCGTAGCGGCCATTTTCGCCGCTTCTTTCGGTGAGAAGCCGATTGCTATGAGTGCCCGGCCTCGAATAAGCATTTCCTTTTTTGACTTCTTGAGGATGTTCTGGTGTAGCTTCTGCCACTCTTCCAATGTGTAAACTGGAATCTTGTATTGCCCCTCCTCCCGAGATGACAGCGCCCCGGAAGGTGATAGCTTGTAATCCCAAATACTGCCGTCAGGGTGCTTAACTTTCCAAAAGGTAGGAGACAGCGGTCTATCGTCCTTACCCTTGTCTCCTCTTGGCAGCCGGTGCTTGGACTTGAGACGGTCCATGAAGCTCATGTTGTCTGCTGGCCCCCTCCCGATTCTTCTCTCTTTAGCCTCCCGCTCTTCCCGTCGCTTATCGGCTGCTGTGGTGTCGATGGTCAGGTCTCCGCTCTTCATGAGGTCGTGCTTTACGGCGCGGTCCCATGTTCCAAGTGCCTGGTCGATCTGCTCCCGACTCATGGCGCCTGCATGCCGCGAAATTGCGGAAATGACCTTTCGTCTGATGTCAGATACTTCCATAGTTCATTCTCCTTTCGTCACTGCTGCTGCGTCGGCGTGCCGGTTGTGCCGCCGGAGTCGCCTGGATGAGTATGCGAGTTGTATATGCTCCGGTCGGCACTCATGGCCCTTACCTGGTCCTTCACTTCGCCGCCGGTGCTCTCGATGTCGCCGGGGGTCTGGATCTTCCCGCCGGTGCTTCCGTAAGTCCCTAGGCAGGTAATGCCGCCGTTTACATTGAGGTTGCCGGTGCATTCCGTCAGAGGCGTGTCGAGTTGTACCTTTGTAGCGGCATGGACGATAGCGTTTGGAGTCGTGATTGTGGTATCCCCGTCCACGGTGATGTCGGCGGTACCGTAGACATGCACTGAGGCGCTGCCGTGGATCGTCACGGTGCCGTCGCCCACCACTGTCAGATTATCGTGCTCGGCAATGTGGACTACTCGGCTCCCCGTCTTGGTGATTACCTCATCCACACCGTTCCGCCTGCGGTGGGAGCGGGGGGCTTCGTCTGCATTGGCTTGGAGGTTGTTGCCCGGCTGATAGAGGAAGCCAGTTACCACCGGTGCATGAAAGTTGCCGTTGATGAATTGCACCAACACTTGGTCGCCGGGTTCCGGGGTCCACTCCTCGCCGTTATCTGGGTTCGCCTTTGAGCATGCCAGAGGGACACGGTAGATATCCGGGTATCCGCCCAGGAGGGAGATATTCACCAATGTTTGCCCGGTCTTGTTCAGGGGAGCGTCCTTGAACAGCACGCCATTGGGTTGAATTACGCCGCGCAAGGTATAGAAGCACTCCCGGACCTCCTGGACGGCCGGGTTGCGGTACATGCTTTCTTGATTTCTTGAGCCATTTTCATTTAGCATGGCAAATCCTTTCTTGGAGGTGTGCGATGGGGGTTCTTGACAAAATCCATGACGCGGCAGAAGAAGAGCGGCAGCGGCGAAACAACGAAGAAGAGACATATCGTCGCAAGTCTGAGGAAAAACAAGCTGATATTCTTGCGAGACGTAACGGACAGTACGTGCATGTCGTTGATTTCAATGTGCCGTTTTGGTCTATGGTCAAGTTCATGGTCAAGGCTTCACTCGCGTCACTGCCGGCCGTTATCATCCTCTACTGCATCTATGGATTGGTCACCGCTTTCGGGACAATATTCCTCGCCGGTATCAGGTAGAAACAGACTGGGTTTTCTACTGTCCGTGCTGCTGCCCCCGGGTCAAGTGAAGGGTGGTGGTGAATGCCGGCTGCGGCCATACGGAATATGAGTGCTGAACCTGCTCAATCATAAATTCAGTATTGGTGGCCTCATTGATTAACCCGTTGCCGCTTCGCACTTCCGGCCACCCGTGGGTGGTAATGGTTCCTGATTCGTAGGTGTGGTTATTGCGGTACCAATTCCAATAGATTTCTGCCCGCTCTATGGCCTCATCCGTACCCTGCCCAACGGGGTCGTCGTTGAGATAGAAGTTTTTGGGAACGAAGGGTGTGTCGATAACATGCGGCTGGACACCGGCGGCGATTGCAGACGGTTCGTCGTACTTGGTGAGTCCCGGGTGGGTGAGAATGACGTCAAGCTGGTTGTTGGCAACGGTCTGGTAGTTGGCCGGCCAATGGGCCAAGAGGTTCACTCGGCTGTCATCGGACACCCCGAGGTCTTCAGCAACGATGTGTCTGTAATCGACGGTGTGGAAAGTCCGCGGGTTGAGCTTGCCGTTGTCCTTGATGGGTTGCCGTTCAAGGCCAAGGTGAAACTTTCCCTTTGAATCAGTCTCTGTGAATAATCGGTTCCATGGTTCGTTTGCTACCCGCTTCATGGCGCTCCATGCAGGCGTGTTACGGGTTACGGCAAGGTAAGGGTCGAAGAGGATCCATGAGTCGTCCGTATTCAGCCAGTCGGCGTCTATGTGCTGAAGGTAGTACGCGCCTTTCGTCTGGTTTCTGAAGACGTCAAAGAGCTGTTGAACCAGTTGCCCCGGTGTCCCGCTTTGCAGCATGATTCTGTTCACTGAAGCATCGGCGATCTGGTTGAACTGCTGCCGGGCGGCAAGGCCGGAAATGTCCCACCCAAGATCAATGTTTGCCAGGAGCTTTCCCATATCGCTTCCGCTCACCTTCCAAACACGGGTCGGTTGGTCGCCGGATACGGTTTGAAACCGGGCTACGCGATCCACAAGCCCCAGCATGACCGCCTGCATTCCGGAGCCGTCGCCGGCATCCAGCTCGATCAGTGCCACGTCGTTGGGGGCGATGATGGTGTTGAGCGGGTGCCGGTAGGTGGCCGTGATCTGCCACGTTCCGAAGGCGCGACCATTGGTCTTGCTGGTCGCGATGGTAATCAGGTCCCCTGTCAGGTCGTGTTTGACTCGGCCGGTCTGCATATCCTTGATGGTGACTCTGTGCCTGGGGGAGTAGGTGCGCATGTGAGACCTCTATTTCACGGATCCGGAGAGCGGTGTTGGCTGCGGCATTCCGGGGGTGGTGTTGGTGACAAGCTGTTCAAGACAATCGACAGCACGCTTGAAAAGACCGGCCCAGCCGAGAAAGCTGGTATCCGAAATGCCGGGGCCGCCTGAAGGCGCGGTGGGGTCAAGATTCGCCTCTGTGCTTCCATACCGAATCTGAGCCGCATGGACTTTGCTGAGGTAGGTTCTCGTCTCGGCAGGGAGCGACATGACGCCACTTCGGTCAACATTTCCCGGCCCCCAGTTGTAGGCCGCAAGGGCCTTGTCCGTGTCGCCGTGGTAGCGATTGAGAAGCGACCGGAGATATTTTGCACCGCCCTCGATGCTCTGAACCGGGTTGAACGGGTCCTTGACGCCCATGTCCTTTGTGGTCCCTGGCATAAGCTGCATGATGCCGAGTGCCCCCTTCGGCGAACGGGCGTCATACTTGAACTGGCTTTCCGTCTCGGCAATCCCCTTCAGGAGGCTGGGGTCAATGTTGTACTTTTTCCCCATCTGGATGAAGACCGGGTCCATCCGATTGCCGCGGACACCGGCCACGAAGTCAGCGCCGTTCTTGTTGAGGAACTTGGCTGCATCCTTCAATAGGCCGCTGTTAAGAACGTCGGCAGCTGTATTCGTTGTGACGTCCTCCCAAGTTCCAAAGATGTCCTCCAGGTTCTCACCCGTGGCCGCCCTGGCGTTTTCTCGGGTGGCATGGCGCTGACTTATTCTCGCCCCTGCCGTTTGAGAGTAGATACCTAAGAGCTTTTCGGCTCCGAGCTGGATTGCCGGGTTCAACCGCTTCCCTGAAATGTAGTCACGAAGGACCTTGCTTTGCTGCTTGGGGTCGTTCTTGCCGGTCAGCTTGCCACCGGGGCCGAACAGGTCAATGTACATGTCAGCGATCTGCTGGTTGGCTGGATTGTTGATGCTGCCGGGGAGTAACCGCTGGACGAGGATGTTCTTCTCTGCCCGGCTCCTGGCGCTGCTGATGATCTTGTTCGCTTCGGCCCTCATGGCCGGGTCAAGGAGGCCCATCTGCTGCCGCCGTTGCATCTCAAGGAGCTTGTCGGCGGTCATGGGTCCGTCGTTTCCCCCCATAAGCCTCCATCGCAAGAGGTCGCCCACGGTGTCACCACCGCCGAACCTCAAGGCCCCCTGCATGGTGTTAAACATCTCAGGGCTGTTCCCCATGGTGCCGCCTTTGTTATAGACACCCATGGTGGTTGACATGACTCCGGCAATCTGGGAATCGGTCAAGGCCTTGTTGCCTTGGGCGCGGAACAGGGTCACGAGGTTGGTGTTGATGAGCTTCAGTATCTCCTCGGTGCGCTTGTCCTTGCTATTCTCCTTCAGCGACACCAACACGTCCATCATCCGCCCTTGCTTGTCGGCGCCGGCTCCGGTCATCCGGTACATCTCACCCATGAAACCGATGCCAACGGTGGCGTCGGTGCCGGTTGCCCGGGCGAACCGCTGGACACTCCGGGCAGCGCCATTGCCGAGGTAGCCAGAAGAGCGGTTGAGGGCCATTGCCATCTCTGCCTCTGCGGCCGGTCCGTATCCATAGGGGGAGCCCCCCCGGTCGTACCCGGCGCCGCGGGTGGCAAGAACGGCCTCGATGTCTACCAGCTCTTGGAACTGCCGGCGTGAGTTCGCCAGGAAGGAGACGGCGCCACCGGCAAACCCCAGTGCAAGACCAGCTTTCCCAAACCGGCCCAGCAAACTTCCGCCTCCTACACCGACGCTTCCAGGAATGAGCCCGCCGTTACCGTCGCCTTCTCCTCCACTCCCAGCCGGGGGGCCAATGCGGTACCGGTCTCGCCACGTAGAGCGCCTGACCTCGTTTACTGTGTCCCGGAGTGACTGTTCGAGTATCCTGTTCTGCCGCTCTATCACGGCTGCCGATGCCGCCCGTTGCGGAAACAAGGCATCAGGAATGCCCGCCTTCGGCTCGTGGATGTTGATTTTGTGCGGAGTGCCGGAAACGTCGCGCAGTTCCTTCTTGAGGTTCGTAACGGCTTTGCTGGCTTCTTGGAGCTGCCGGTAATTGACTTTGACGTCTACACCAAGTGTACTCATCTGTCGTGTCCTCCAATTCTGTCCGTCGCTGTACTCTCTGTGCGGTCAGACGCTTCTTGCGCCGGCGCTGGATAGAGCAACCGTAGCCAATCCATACCATCGGGGGAGGCAGCGCATACCGCTAAGAAATTCGTAGGGACCTTGTCCCAGTCGACTCCGCCGTAATATGGGATATCCCATCCCATTTTCCTTCCAAGGTAATCGGACTCAGCGTTAGTAAGCTGCGTCAATCTCAGAAGGCCTTCCATTGGATGACAGACGGCCCACCGCCCATCGTAATTTAATATCTTCTCAATGCTCTGCTCCATCCTGCGTATTCCGGACGAATCCGGCCACCATTCCGGCGGGAAAGCGGCCACCGTTCCGACGGGAAACCGGCCGGCATTCCGATTTGATTGCGGCCACCATTCCGGAGCAATCCGGCCAGTGTAAAATGAGAGTGTAGTCGCGGGGTAACTCCAACAGGTATCCTGCCTTCCTTGATTGAATAACGAGGAGGGCGTGATGCCGAGAGAAAGAGTTACCATGCGAAAGATACGAGAGATACTCCGCCTTGTTTGGTCGTGTAACCAGAGCCGGCGTGATACATCCAGGACCTGCGGTGTCGGCAAGAGCACCGTGGATGACACCATCAACCGGGCAGTCGCCGCCGGTTTTTCCTGGCCTTTGCCTGCCGATCTCGATGATGAAGCCCTTGAACTGCGCCTCTATCCCCCCGTTGTCAACCCAGCCTCCCGCAAGCTGCCCCAACCCGACTGGCGGGCTCTGCACGATGAACTTGTCAAACATAAGAAGCTCACCCTCATGCTGTTGTGGCAGGAGTACAAGGAGGGCGAACCCTCCGGTTACCAG
The nucleotide sequence above comes from Geobacter benzoatilyticus. Encoded proteins:
- a CDS encoding phage baseplate assembly protein V, with the translated sequence MYRNPAVQEVRECFYTLRGVIQPNGVLFKDAPLNKTGQTLVNISLLGGYPDIYRVPLACSKANPDNGEEWTPEPGDQVLVQFINGNFHAPVVTGFLYQPGNNLQANADEAPRSHRRRNGVDEVITKTGSRVVHIAEHDNLTVVGDGTVTIHGSASVHVYGTADITVDGDTTITTPNAIVHAATKVQLDTPLTECTGNLNVNGGITCLGTYGSTGGKIQTPGDIESTGGEVKDQVRAMSADRSIYNSHTHPGDSGGTTGTPTQQQ
- a CDS encoding lytic transglycosylase domain-containing protein; translated protein: MSTLGVDVKVNYRQLQEASKAVTNLKKELRDVSGTPHKINIHEPKAGIPDALFPQRAASAAVIERQNRILEQSLRDTVNEVRRSTWRDRYRIGPPAGSGGEGDGNGGLIPGSVGVGGGSLLGRFGKAGLALGFAGGAVSFLANSRRQFQELVDIEAVLATRGAGYDRGGSPYGYGPAAEAEMAMALNRSSGYLGNGAARSVQRFARATGTDATVGIGFMGEMYRMTGAGADKQGRMMDVLVSLKENSKDKRTEEILKLINTNLVTLFRAQGNKALTDSQIAGVMSTTMGVYNKGGTMGNSPEMFNTMQGALRFGGGDTVGDLLRWRLMGGNDGPMTADKLLEMQRRQQMGLLDPAMRAEANKIISSARSRAEKNILVQRLLPGSINNPANQQIADMYIDLFGPGGKLTGKNDPKQQSKVLRDYISGKRLNPAIQLGAEKLLGIYSQTAGARISQRHATRENARAATGENLEDIFGTWEDVTTNTAADVLNSGLLKDAAKFLNKNGADFVAGVRGNRMDPVFIQMGKKYNIDPSLLKGIAETESQFKYDARSPKGALGIMQLMPGTTKDMGVKDPFNPVQSIEGGAKYLRSLLNRYHGDTDKALAAYNWGPGNVDRSGVMSLPAETRTYLSKVHAAQIRYGSTEANLDPTAPSGGPGISDTSFLGWAGLFKRAVDCLEQLVTNTTPGMPQPTPLSGSVK